From a region of the [Eubacterium] eligens ATCC 27750 genome:
- a CDS encoding Firmicu-CTERM sorting domain-containing protein produces the protein MKHNYKRITALAGMTALLVSMPVSVYAGQIRNTYTANLSNVLGSVDASALKGNPVVKGSNIVVDSDTDDWDDITARTADAAGVKLWKAAVSSDYSKLYFMYEGTVQTEWDYSYMGSNPVSITYADGTTGISDKIQFTGWKDSAQAKNSWYGDIENSETVTVNNAHGNTAGPYVVEAAIPFDFFANSDFKITFAGTTVDIKDIEVLDGQKVEKDDTEAVYNGIVIDGEFADWDAVKKYDALCPNDAHNECISKTAMMFDGDYVYVYVKDGTGGDASGAGTHSNGRYSITTDLGYELVFQIDSKGYVNGVDGVDCRHVGNQWEIAVPKSALPAYNKTISFGLYRSEPFISGTANIKDDGSSDDKIIYDIRYDGLYGDWEYYPHTTIQYSTAGTHHNMVDSAGALFSNGSTVLGHVYTVMPEHLNEAGGEFTQAVTFKFNDSYNQVLYPRFVTVDEQGNINWNPKRDGLSDGTYEFYMFDTSAWGTSKNINELNDADICYGKMIVTVGSNRDECEFYFDLDKVAQKLGCDVSDFKQISAQFGRLGQEWINTAGASSGAWLGLFICIAGTCGVVVYKKKKGSIQV, from the coding sequence ATGAAACACAATTATAAGAGAATTACTGCATTAGCTGGTATGACAGCGTTGCTTGTTTCAATGCCGGTATCAGTATATGCAGGACAGATAAGGAACACATATACTGCTAATCTATCAAATGTTTTGGGGAGTGTTGATGCATCTGCTTTGAAGGGAAATCCAGTTGTTAAGGGAAGTAATATTGTGGTCGATTCTGATACAGATGACTGGGACGATATTACAGCAAGAACTGCAGATGCTGCTGGTGTTAAGCTGTGGAAAGCAGCGGTATCATCAGATTATTCAAAGCTTTATTTTATGTATGAAGGAACTGTTCAGACTGAATGGGACTACAGCTATATGGGAAGTAATCCTGTGAGTATTACTTATGCTGATGGAACAACGGGAATATCAGATAAGATTCAGTTTACTGGATGGAAAGACAGTGCACAGGCAAAGAATTCATGGTATGGGGATATAGAGAATTCGGAGACTGTAACTGTTAATAATGCACATGGTAATACAGCCGGACCTTATGTGGTTGAGGCAGCTATTCCTTTTGATTTTTTTGCTAATTCGGATTTTAAGATTACATTTGCAGGAACAACTGTAGATATTAAGGATATTGAAGTATTAGACGGACAGAAGGTTGAAAAAGATGATACAGAAGCTGTGTATAATGGAATTGTTATAGATGGTGAGTTTGCTGACTGGGATGCTGTTAAGAAGTATGATGCATTATGTCCTAATGATGCACATAATGAATGTATATCTAAGACAGCTATGATGTTTGACGGTGATTATGTATATGTGTATGTGAAGGATGGAACTGGTGGTGATGCTTCAGGAGCCGGAACTCATAGTAATGGCAGGTATTCGATAACTACTGATCTGGGTTACGAACTTGTTTTTCAGATTGACAGCAAAGGATATGTTAATGGTGTAGACGGTGTTGACTGCAGGCATGTTGGTAATCAGTGGGAGATAGCAGTTCCTAAGAGTGCCCTGCCGGCTTATAACAAGACAATATCATTTGGATTATACAGATCCGAGCCTTTTATATCAGGAACTGCTAATATTAAAGATGATGGATCTTCGGATGATAAGATAATATACGATATCAGGTATGATGGATTGTATGGTGACTGGGAATATTATCCACACACAACTATTCAGTATTCTACAGCCGGAACACATCATAATATGGTGGATTCTGCGGGAGCATTATTCAGTAATGGAAGTACTGTCCTTGGACATGTGTATACAGTTATGCCGGAGCATCTTAATGAAGCTGGAGGAGAGTTTACACAGGCAGTGACATTTAAGTTTAATGACAGCTATAATCAGGTACTATATCCAAGATTTGTAACAGTTGACGAACAGGGGAATATTAACTGGAACCCTAAACGTGACGGACTTAGTGATGGTACATATGAATTCTATATGTTTGACACAAGTGCATGGGGAACATCTAAGAATATTAATGAACTTAATGATGCAGATATATGTTATGGAAAGATGATAGTTACAGTTGGAAGCAACAGGGATGAATGTGAGTTTTATTTTGATCTTGACAAGGTTGCTCAGAAACTTGGCTGTGATGTAAGTGATTTCAAGCAGATTAGTGCACAGTTTGGTAGACTGGGACAGGAATGGATTAATACAGCAGGTGCATCATCTGGAGCATGGCTTGGACTTTTCATATGTATAGCTGGAACATGTGGAGTAGTTGTATATAAGAAAAAGAAAGGCAGCATACAGGTATAA
- a CDS encoding alpha/beta hydrolase produces the protein MISRNMYKTGAVLMALVTAFTVTGLSGCKSRTVSNEVTTEYDIPDDYNDERPGVTYGNVDEISYYSPTTGSERKAYVYLPRDYDESQSYPVVYLLHGMSGSYSEYNRIGALYVAQNAVDDYNRNPVIMVSFTVFTDADGGQESDYDFSELTAKYDACEYDVINALIPYINEHYSTRMGRENTAIAGYSLGGRESLFLCFAHPDVFGYVGAFAPVGGVVDTGNGERVYGNRGFLLPEFVKDGEKQPLVTLIVTGDSDPYCKESAINYSDYMTSHGINHIFYIRPGAHEVSVWNNGLYNFIRRIF, from the coding sequence ATGATTTCAAGAAATATGTACAAGACAGGTGCTGTGTTAATGGCACTGGTGACAGCATTTACAGTGACAGGATTGTCAGGCTGTAAGAGCAGAACGGTGTCTAATGAAGTGACGACAGAGTATGACATACCAGATGATTATAATGATGAAAGACCGGGTGTAACATATGGAAATGTTGATGAGATAAGCTATTATTCACCGACAACCGGAAGTGAACGTAAGGCTTATGTATATCTTCCAAGAGATTATGATGAATCACAGAGTTATCCGGTTGTGTATCTTTTGCATGGAATGAGCGGAAGTTATTCTGAATATAACAGAATTGGCGCTCTGTATGTTGCACAGAATGCAGTTGATGATTACAACAGGAATCCTGTGATTATGGTGAGTTTTACTGTATTCACAGATGCTGATGGTGGTCAGGAGTCAGACTATGATTTCTCTGAACTTACAGCAAAATATGATGCGTGTGAGTATGATGTTATTAATGCATTGATTCCATATATTAACGAGCATTATTCTACCAGAATGGGAAGAGAGAATACTGCAATAGCAGGATATTCACTTGGCGGAAGAGAATCGCTTTTCCTGTGTTTTGCACATCCTGATGTGTTTGGATATGTAGGTGCATTTGCCCCGGTAGGAGGAGTGGTTGATACAGGAAATGGAGAAAGAGTTTATGGAAACAGAGGATTTCTTCTGCCTGAATTTGTTAAGGATGGAGAGAAGCAGCCTTTGGTTACTCTTATTGTAACGGGCGACAGTGATCCTTACTGCAAGGAATCTGCTATTAACTATTCGGATTATATGACAAGTCATGGAATTAACCACATTTTCTATATAAGACCGGGAGCGCATGAGGTCAGTGTATGGAATAATGGATTATATAATTTTATCAGAAGAATATTCTGA
- a CDS encoding NUDIX hydrolase, giving the protein MELLDIVDENGKPTGETVERKTAHSEGIRHRTAHVWIVRKSDEGAEVLLQKRAMNKDSFPGRYDTSSAGHIQAGDEPEESAIRELHEELGIKASVDDLQFVDTFVIQYEKEFYGKMFKDSEIAFVYVYTKPVNIDELTLQKEELDGVEWFNLEYVYEECRKHNQKFCAPVGGLEIVRRFVRGTGL; this is encoded by the coding sequence ATGGAATTACTTGATATCGTTGATGAGAATGGAAAGCCGACAGGTGAGACTGTTGAGCGAAAGACTGCACATAGTGAGGGAATCAGGCATAGAACGGCGCATGTGTGGATTGTAAGAAAGTCTGATGAGGGAGCAGAGGTACTGTTGCAGAAAAGGGCTATGAATAAGGACTCATTTCCTGGAAGATATGATACTTCTTCGGCGGGACATATTCAGGCTGGTGACGAACCGGAGGAATCTGCTATAAGAGAACTGCATGAGGAACTTGGGATTAAGGCTTCTGTTGATGATTTGCAGTTTGTTGATACATTTGTAATCCAATATGAAAAAGAATTTTATGGCAAGATGTTTAAGGACAGTGAGATTGCATTTGTCTATGTATACACAAAGCCAGTCAATATAGATGAACTTACATTGCAGAAGGAAGAATTGGACGGCGTTGAGTGGTTTAATCTTGAATATGTCTATGAAGAGTGCAGAAAGCATAATCAGAAATTCTGTGCACCGGTTGGCGGCTTGGAGATTGTAAGAAGGTTTGTCAGAGGTACCGGATTATGA
- a CDS encoding zinc ribbon domain-containing protein has translation MFCKKCGKELEDNVRFCNYCGTEVGSNVVEFKGAFGDKEPENSESSEPQYKYEYVSPEQVSQKAVEEPVEKDVTINIAGHKIKGRLIMKIAAIVAAACFFFPMFTVSCAGVNVGSVSMADLTFETEDTTQDSYYDYYDSDEEENGTVGMIVFLLAPISAFCICMVKNEGKGWGKEAVAAFGSSALALISLYFVITNTMNDEYGGYVQAKPMFSYYLYIIACVVGAVVGIMIIKEHQKKITANAGTVQHVEKPNVWVKTALYTVGETFAIYVLFFLLSATF, from the coding sequence ATGTTTTGTAAAAAATGTGGAAAAGAACTAGAGGATAATGTACGTTTTTGTAATTATTGCGGGACGGAAGTTGGAAGCAATGTTGTTGAATTTAAAGGAGCATTTGGAGATAAAGAGCCTGAAAACAGTGAAAGTAGCGAGCCACAATATAAGTATGAATATGTTTCACCAGAGCAGGTGAGTCAGAAAGCTGTAGAAGAACCTGTAGAAAAGGATGTGACTATTAATATTGCAGGACATAAGATTAAGGGCAGACTTATAATGAAGATTGCTGCAATAGTGGCTGCAGCATGCTTCTTTTTTCCTATGTTTACAGTGTCATGTGCAGGGGTTAATGTTGGAAGTGTAAGTATGGCTGATTTAACATTTGAAACGGAAGATACAACTCAGGACAGCTATTATGATTATTATGACTCAGATGAAGAAGAAAATGGCACTGTAGGAATGATTGTATTCCTGCTTGCACCTATTTCAGCATTTTGCATATGCATGGTAAAGAATGAAGGAAAAGGTTGGGGAAAGGAGGCAGTTGCTGCATTTGGCTCATCTGCACTTGCGTTGATAAGTCTGTATTTTGTTATTACTAATACAATGAACGACGAATATGGTGGCTATGTTCAGGCAAAACCGATGTTTTCATATTATTTGTACATAATTGCTTGCGTTGTAGGTGCGGTTGTGGGAATCATGATTATTAAGGAACATCAGAAAAAGATTACTGCAAATGCTGGAACTGTACAGCATGTGGAGAAGCCTAATGTATGGGTAAAGACCGCATTATATACAGTTGGAGAAACATTTGCAATATATGTATTGTTCTTCCTGCTTAGTGCGACTTTTTAA
- a CDS encoding zinc-ribbon domain-containing protein yields the protein MFCKNCGIEVQNGWVKCPKCGTAISDEVREQLKVTQKPEMYRTTWKDRLKFQLKVRLCIGAVLLVMMVIVIIIMAITEMF from the coding sequence ATGTTTTGTAAAAATTGTGGTATTGAAGTGCAGAATGGTTGGGTGAAATGTCCGAAATGTGGAACTGCAATAAGTGATGAGGTAAGAGAGCAGTTAAAGGTTACACAAAAGCCTGAAATGTACAGGACTACATGGAAAGATAGACTTAAATTCCAGCTAAAAGTCAGATTGTGTATTGGCGCTGTACTGCTTGTGATGATGGTTATAGTTATAATTATTATGGCCATTACAGAGATGTTTTAA
- a CDS encoding AAA family ATPase, producing the protein MASRIVRIESITIDNFKNVTHGTLDFENKRKDYKASVLGLYGQNGSGKTALIDAIHLLKLALCGKAVPKKYADYINVDTEYATLEYKFVVRYPEIVYNVWYQFSIRKVIDESAAGNAETTNEIATKVEIFDEVFAFSYKSKNDKMRKAPLIDTRTDKLFTPKAKMQELVGNDKEKYMDLLVTKRLTKATSRSFIFSRELINQYRRNCRNELYMKLIESLYMFGHRELFVIDTESIGLISLNTLPLVFKYRNETSEAVGGVLLSLNGPALIPEDTYGIVENVIKNMNIVLEQLVPGLRIGVVDLGSTMTKDGKIAKQIQLISLKNNKQIPFCYESEGIKKIVSNLQLLIVVYNNPSVTVAIDELDSGVFEYLLGEMLNIISEKGKGQLIFTSHNLRPLETIDKGFIAFTTTNQKNRYIRLTNVKGTNNLRDFYYRDIVLGEQSEQVYNPTNNFEIALAFREAGEIEI; encoded by the coding sequence ATGGCAAGTCGTATCGTGAGAATTGAGAGCATAACTATAGATAATTTTAAGAATGTAACGCATGGAACACTTGATTTTGAAAACAAGCGAAAGGATTATAAGGCAAGTGTGTTAGGACTATATGGTCAGAATGGTTCAGGTAAAACTGCATTGATTGATGCAATTCATTTGCTTAAATTAGCACTATGCGGTAAGGCAGTTCCTAAGAAATATGCTGATTATATCAATGTAGATACAGAATATGCTACATTAGAATACAAGTTTGTGGTTCGATATCCTGAAATTGTCTATAATGTATGGTATCAGTTTTCTATTAGAAAAGTTATAGATGAAAGTGCTGCGGGCAATGCTGAAACAACGAATGAAATTGCAACAAAAGTGGAAATTTTTGATGAGGTTTTTGCATTTTCTTATAAATCTAAGAATGATAAGATGCGTAAAGCACCTTTGATTGATACGCGTACAGATAAACTTTTTACACCAAAGGCAAAGATGCAGGAACTGGTTGGCAACGATAAAGAAAAGTATATGGATTTGCTCGTTACGAAGAGACTTACAAAAGCTACTTCAAGAAGTTTTATTTTTTCCAGAGAACTTATAAATCAATATCGCAGGAATTGCAGGAATGAGCTTTATATGAAACTTATTGAAAGCTTGTATATGTTTGGACATAGAGAGTTGTTTGTTATTGATACGGAGAGTATTGGTTTGATTAGTTTGAATACGCTTCCGCTGGTATTTAAATACAGAAATGAAACTTCAGAAGCAGTTGGTGGTGTGTTGCTTTCGTTAAATGGGCCGGCATTGATTCCAGAGGATACTTATGGAATTGTTGAAAATGTAATTAAGAATATGAATATTGTTCTGGAACAGTTGGTTCCGGGACTTAGAATTGGTGTTGTAGATTTAGGTTCAACAATGACTAAAGATGGGAAAATTGCCAAGCAAATCCAGCTTATATCTCTGAAGAATAACAAGCAGATTCCGTTCTGTTATGAATCAGAAGGCATAAAAAAGATTGTGTCAAACTTACAGCTGTTAATTGTAGTCTATAACAATCCGTCTGTTACGGTTGCAATAGATGAATTAGATAGCGGTGTGTTTGAATATCTCCTTGGCGAAATGCTTAATATCATTTCTGAAAAGGGAAAAGGTCAGTTGATATTTACATCTCACAATCTCAGACCATTAGAAACAATTGATAAAGGATTTATTGCATTTACAACAACTAATCAGAAAAACAGATATATTCGTTTAACTAATGTTAAAGGAACTAATAATCTTAGAGACTTTTATTATAGGGATATTGTGTTGGGAGAGCAAAGCGAGCAGGTGTATAATCCTACCAATAATTTTGAGATAGCTTTAGCGTTTAGAGAGGCAGGTGAAATTGAAATATAG